From one Neofelis nebulosa isolate mNeoNeb1 chromosome 4, mNeoNeb1.pri, whole genome shotgun sequence genomic stretch:
- the RAVER1 gene encoding ribonucleoprotein PTB-binding 1 isoform X2, with protein sequence MAADVSVTHRPPLSPETGAEVEADDVAERRAPEEELPPLDPEEIRKRLEHTERQFRNRRKILIRGLPGDVTNQEVHDLLSDYELKYCFVDKYKGTAFVTLLNGEQAEAAISAFHQSRLRERELSVQLQPTDALLCVANLPPSFTQQQFEELVRPFGSLERCFLVYSERTGHSKGYGFAEYMKKDSAARAKSDLLGKPLGPRTLYVHWTDAGQLTPILLHSRCLCVDRLPPGFSDVDALRRALSVVHTPTFCQLAYGQDGQLKGFAVLEYETAEMAEEAQQRADGLALGGSHLRVSFCAPGPPGRSMLAALIAAQATALNRGKGLLPEPNILQLLNNLGPSASLQLLLNPLLHGNAGGKQGLLGAPPAVPLLSGPALSTALLQLALKTQGQKKPGILGDSPLGTLQPGAQPANPLLGELSAGGALPPELPPRRGKPPPLLPPLLGPSGGDREAIGLGPPAAQLTPPPAPVGLRGTGLRSLQKDSGPLPPPPGVSLLGEPPKDFRIPLNPYLNLHSLLPASNLAAPGGGGGGGGSSKAFQLKSRLLSPLASSRLPPEPGLPDSYGFDYPSDVGPRRLFSHPREPALGPHGPSRHRMSPPPSGFGERSGGGGGGPLSHFYSGSPTSYFTSGLQAGLKQSHLNKAVGSSPLGSGEGLLGLGPGPNGHSHLLKTPLGGQKRSFAHLLPSPEPSPEGSYVGQHSQGLGGHYADSYLKRKRIF encoded by the exons ATGGCGGCCGACGTGTCCGTTACTCACCGGCCCCCGCTGAGCCCGGAGACAGGGGCCGAGGTTGAAGCTGACGATGTCGCGGAGCGCCGGGCACCCGAAGAAGAACTGCCGCCGCTAGATCCAGAGGAGATCCGGAAACGCCTAGAACATACCGAGCGCCAGTTCCGTAACCGCCGCAAGATACTGATCCGGGGCCTCCCGGGGGACGTGACCAACcag GAAGTGCACGACCTGCTCAGCGACTATGAGCTCAAGTACTGTTTTGTGGACAAATACAAAGGGACAG CCTTCGTGACCCTGCTGAACGGGGAGCAGGCCGAGGCTGCCATCAGCGCCTTCCACCAGAGCCGCCTGCGGGAGCGGGAGCTGTCGGTGCAGCTGCAGCCCACGGACGCCCTGCTGTGCGTGGCCAACCTGCCCCCCAGCTTCACCCAGCAGCAGTTCGAGGAGCTGGTGCGGCCCTTCGGCAGCCTGGAGCGCTGCTTTCTGGTCTACAGCGAGCGCACCGGCCACTCCAAGGGCTATGGCTTCGCCGAGTACATGAAGAAGGACTCGGCCGCCCGTGCCAAGTCGGACCTGCTGGGCAAGCCGCTGGGCCCGCGCACCCTCTACGTGCACTGGACAGACGCGGGGCAGCTGACGCCCATCCTGCTCCACTCCCGCTGCCTCTGTGTTGACCGCCTGCCCCCTGGCTTCAGCGACGTGGACGCCCTGCGTCGGGCGCTGTCAGTGGTCCACACGCCCACCTTCTGCCAG CTGGCATATGGGCAGGATGGGCAGCTGAAGGGCTTCGCTGTGCTGGAGTACGAGACGGCAGAGATGGCTGAAGAGGCGCAGCAGCGGGCGGACGGCCTGGCACTGGGGGGCAGCCACCTGCGAGTCTCCTTCTGTGCCCCGGGGCCCCCTGGCCGCAGCATGCTGGCTGCGCTTATCGCCGCCCAGGCCACG GCCCTCAACCGGGGCAAAGGGCTCCTGCCCGAGCCCAACATCCTGCAGCTGCTCAACAACCTGGGGCCCTCCGCCTCCCTCCAGCTGCTGCTGAACCCCCTGCTCCATGGCAATGCAGGGGGCAAGCAGG GCCTGTTGGGCGCACCTCCAGCCGTGCCGCTCCTCAGCGGGCCGGCCCTGTCCACGGCACTGCTGCAGCTCGCCCTGAAGACCCAGGGTCAGAAG aAGCCTGGGATCCTGGGAGACTCTCCCCTGGGCACCCTTCAGCCTGGGGCCCAGCCGGCCAACCCCCTCCTCGGGGAGCTGTCTGCAG GGGGGGCCCTGCCCCCGGAGCTGCCACCCCGGCGAGGGAAGCCACCACCTCTGCTGCCGCCACTGCTTGGCCCCTCTGGGGGTGACCGGGAAGCCATAGGCCTGGGTCCCCCAGCAGCCCAGCTcactccaccccctgccccggtGGGCCTCCGAGGCACTGGCCTTAGAAGCCTCCAGAAAGACAGTGGGCCTCTGCCACCGCCCCCTGGG GTCTCGCTGCTGGGGGAACCCCCAAAGGACTTCCGGATCCCCCTGAATCCCTACCTGAACCTACACAGCCTACTCCCAGCCAGCAACCTGGCGG cccccggaGGCGGTGGCGGAGGTGGTGGCAGCAGCAAAGCCTTCCAGCTCAAGTCCCGCCTGCTCAGCCCTCTCGCCAGCTCCCGCCTGCCCCCTGAACCAGGGCTGCCCGACAGCTATGGTTTCGACTACCCCTCG GACGTGGGACCTCGGCGGCTCTTCTCCCACCCACGGGAGCCAGCTCTAGGGCCCCACGGACCCAGCCGACACAGA ATGTCACCCCCACCCAGTGGTTTTGGTGAACGgagcggcgggggcggcggggggcccctctcccacttctaTTCGGGCTCGCCCACTTCCTACTTCACCAGTGGCCTGCAGGCTGGCCTCAAGCAGAGCCACCTTAACAAG GCGGTCGGCTCCTCTCCACTGGGCTCTGGAGAAGGGCTCCTGGGCCTCGGCCCTGGGCCCAACGGCCACAGCCACCTGTTGAAG ACTCCGCTGGGTGGCCAGAAACGCAGCTTTGCCCACCTGCTGCCCTCGCCCGAGCCCAGTCCAGAAGGCAGCTACGTTGGCCAGCACTCCCAGGGCCTCGGCGGCCACTACGCAGACTCCTACCTGAAACGCAAGAGGATTTTCTAA
- the FDX2 gene encoding ferredoxin-2, mitochondrial isoform X1 yields MTGLIFGQLRALWSRGCHWACPVPGHVMSVMAASVARGGVSAGQLLRAARGAWWSRPGGSWGSGEAAAPATARGFRATGSHPAGEEEAGGPERPGDVVNVVFVDRSGQRIPVSGRVGDNVLHLAQRHGVDLEGACEASLACSTCHVYVSEDHLDLLPPPDEREDDMLDMAPLLQENSRLGCQIVLTPELEGAEFTLPKITRNFYVDGHVPKPH; encoded by the exons ATGACAGGGCTTATATTCGGGCAATTACGGGCGCTTTGGTCGCGCGGCTGCCACTGGGCATGCCCAGTCCCGGGTCACGTGATGTCTGTCATGGCCGCCTCCGTGGCTCGGGGAGGCGTGAGTGCTGGGCAGCTGCTGCGGGCGGCCAGGGGAGCCTGGTGGAGCCGGCCCGGAGGCAGTTGGGGGTCTGGGGAGGCGGCGGCGCCAGCGACAGCCAGAGGATTCCGAGCGACAG GCTCGCACCCGGCGGGGGAGGAGGAAGCTGGCGGCCCCGAGCGGCCCGGGGACGT GGTGAACGTGGTGTTCGTAGACCGGTCAGGCCAACGGATTCCGGTGAGCGGCAGAGTGGGGGACAATGTTCTCCACTTGGCCCAGCGCCATGGAGTGGACCTGGAAG GGGCCTGTGAAGCTTCCCTGGCGTGCTCCACCTGCCATGTGTACGTGAGCGAGGACCACCTGgacctcctgcctcctcctgatGAGCG GGAGGACGACATGCTGGACATGGCCCCCCTTCTTCAGGAGAACTCCCGGCTGGGCTGCCAGATCGTGCTGACTCCCGAGCTGGAAGGGGCCGAATTCACCCTGCCGAAGATCACCAGGAACTTCTACGTGGACGGCCATGTCCCCAAGCCCCACTGA
- the FDX2 gene encoding ferredoxin-2, mitochondrial isoform X2 yields MTGLIFGQLRALWSRGCHWACPVPGHVMSVMAASVARGGVSAGQLLRAARGAWWSRPGGSWGSGEAAAPATARGFRATGSHPAGEEEAGGPERPGDVFHLATASIIKFGICTSICPQGERGVRRPVRPTDSGERQSGGQCSPLGPAPWSGPGREDDMLDMAPLLQENSRLGCQIVLTPELEGAEFTLPKITRNFYVDGHVPKPH; encoded by the exons ATGACAGGGCTTATATTCGGGCAATTACGGGCGCTTTGGTCGCGCGGCTGCCACTGGGCATGCCCAGTCCCGGGTCACGTGATGTCTGTCATGGCCGCCTCCGTGGCTCGGGGAGGCGTGAGTGCTGGGCAGCTGCTGCGGGCGGCCAGGGGAGCCTGGTGGAGCCGGCCCGGAGGCAGTTGGGGGTCTGGGGAGGCGGCGGCGCCAGCGACAGCCAGAGGATTCCGAGCGACAG GCTCGCACCCGGCGGGGGAGGAGGAAGCTGGCGGCCCCGAGCGGCCCGGGGACGT GTTCCACCTGGCCACCGCGTCCATCATCAAGTTTGGCATCTGCACCTCCATCTGTCCCCAGGGTGAACGTGGTGTTCGTAGACCGGTCAGGCCAACGGATTCCGGTGAGCGGCAGAGTGGGGGACAATGTTCTCCACTTGGCCCAGCGCCATGGAGTGGACCTGGAAG GGAGGACGACATGCTGGACATGGCCCCCCTTCTTCAGGAGAACTCCCGGCTGGGCTGCCAGATCGTGCTGACTCCCGAGCTGGAAGGGGCCGAATTCACCCTGCCGAAGATCACCAGGAACTTCTACGTGGACGGCCATGTCCCCAAGCCCCACTGA
- the RAVER1 gene encoding ribonucleoprotein PTB-binding 1 isoform X1 has protein sequence MAADVSVTHRPPLSPETGAEVEADDVAERRAPEEELPPLDPEEIRKRLEHTERQFRNRRKILIRGLPGDVTNQEVHDLLSDYELKYCFVDKYKGTAFVTLLNGEQAEAAISAFHQSRLRERELSVQLQPTDALLCVANLPPSFTQQQFEELVRPFGSLERCFLVYSERTGHSKGYGFAEYMKKDSAARAKSDLLGKPLGPRTLYVHWTDAGQLTPILLHSRCLCVDRLPPGFSDVDALRRALSVVHTPTFCQLAYGQDGQLKGFAVLEYETAEMAEEAQQRADGLALGGSHLRVSFCAPGPPGRSMLAALIAAQATALNRGKGLLPEPNILQLLNNLGPSASLQLLLNPLLHGNAGGKQGLLGAPPAVPLLSGPALSTALLQLALKTQGQKKPGILGDSPLGTLQPGAQPANPLLGELSAGGALPPELPPRRGKPPPLLPPLLGPSGGDREAIGLGPPAAQLTPPPAPVGLRGTGLRSLQKDSGPLPPPPGVSLLGEPPKDFRIPLNPYLNLHSLLPASNLAGKEARGWGGTGRSRRPAEGHLPHPPAPGGGGGGGGSSKAFQLKSRLLSPLASSRLPPEPGLPDSYGFDYPSDVGPRRLFSHPREPALGPHGPSRHRMSPPPSGFGERSGGGGGGPLSHFYSGSPTSYFTSGLQAGLKQSHLNKAVGSSPLGSGEGLLGLGPGPNGHSHLLKTPLGGQKRSFAHLLPSPEPSPEGSYVGQHSQGLGGHYADSYLKRKRIF, from the exons ATGGCGGCCGACGTGTCCGTTACTCACCGGCCCCCGCTGAGCCCGGAGACAGGGGCCGAGGTTGAAGCTGACGATGTCGCGGAGCGCCGGGCACCCGAAGAAGAACTGCCGCCGCTAGATCCAGAGGAGATCCGGAAACGCCTAGAACATACCGAGCGCCAGTTCCGTAACCGCCGCAAGATACTGATCCGGGGCCTCCCGGGGGACGTGACCAACcag GAAGTGCACGACCTGCTCAGCGACTATGAGCTCAAGTACTGTTTTGTGGACAAATACAAAGGGACAG CCTTCGTGACCCTGCTGAACGGGGAGCAGGCCGAGGCTGCCATCAGCGCCTTCCACCAGAGCCGCCTGCGGGAGCGGGAGCTGTCGGTGCAGCTGCAGCCCACGGACGCCCTGCTGTGCGTGGCCAACCTGCCCCCCAGCTTCACCCAGCAGCAGTTCGAGGAGCTGGTGCGGCCCTTCGGCAGCCTGGAGCGCTGCTTTCTGGTCTACAGCGAGCGCACCGGCCACTCCAAGGGCTATGGCTTCGCCGAGTACATGAAGAAGGACTCGGCCGCCCGTGCCAAGTCGGACCTGCTGGGCAAGCCGCTGGGCCCGCGCACCCTCTACGTGCACTGGACAGACGCGGGGCAGCTGACGCCCATCCTGCTCCACTCCCGCTGCCTCTGTGTTGACCGCCTGCCCCCTGGCTTCAGCGACGTGGACGCCCTGCGTCGGGCGCTGTCAGTGGTCCACACGCCCACCTTCTGCCAG CTGGCATATGGGCAGGATGGGCAGCTGAAGGGCTTCGCTGTGCTGGAGTACGAGACGGCAGAGATGGCTGAAGAGGCGCAGCAGCGGGCGGACGGCCTGGCACTGGGGGGCAGCCACCTGCGAGTCTCCTTCTGTGCCCCGGGGCCCCCTGGCCGCAGCATGCTGGCTGCGCTTATCGCCGCCCAGGCCACG GCCCTCAACCGGGGCAAAGGGCTCCTGCCCGAGCCCAACATCCTGCAGCTGCTCAACAACCTGGGGCCCTCCGCCTCCCTCCAGCTGCTGCTGAACCCCCTGCTCCATGGCAATGCAGGGGGCAAGCAGG GCCTGTTGGGCGCACCTCCAGCCGTGCCGCTCCTCAGCGGGCCGGCCCTGTCCACGGCACTGCTGCAGCTCGCCCTGAAGACCCAGGGTCAGAAG aAGCCTGGGATCCTGGGAGACTCTCCCCTGGGCACCCTTCAGCCTGGGGCCCAGCCGGCCAACCCCCTCCTCGGGGAGCTGTCTGCAG GGGGGGCCCTGCCCCCGGAGCTGCCACCCCGGCGAGGGAAGCCACCACCTCTGCTGCCGCCACTGCTTGGCCCCTCTGGGGGTGACCGGGAAGCCATAGGCCTGGGTCCCCCAGCAGCCCAGCTcactccaccccctgccccggtGGGCCTCCGAGGCACTGGCCTTAGAAGCCTCCAGAAAGACAGTGGGCCTCTGCCACCGCCCCCTGGG GTCTCGCTGCTGGGGGAACCCCCAAAGGACTTCCGGATCCCCCTGAATCCCTACCTGAACCTACACAGCCTACTCCCAGCCAGCAACCTGGCGGGTAAGGAGGCTCGGGGCtggggaggcacagggagaagcCGCCGCCCAGCTGAGGGCCACCTgcctcaccccccagcccccggaGGCGGTGGCGGAGGTGGTGGCAGCAGCAAAGCCTTCCAGCTCAAGTCCCGCCTGCTCAGCCCTCTCGCCAGCTCCCGCCTGCCCCCTGAACCAGGGCTGCCCGACAGCTATGGTTTCGACTACCCCTCG GACGTGGGACCTCGGCGGCTCTTCTCCCACCCACGGGAGCCAGCTCTAGGGCCCCACGGACCCAGCCGACACAGA ATGTCACCCCCACCCAGTGGTTTTGGTGAACGgagcggcgggggcggcggggggcccctctcccacttctaTTCGGGCTCGCCCACTTCCTACTTCACCAGTGGCCTGCAGGCTGGCCTCAAGCAGAGCCACCTTAACAAG GCGGTCGGCTCCTCTCCACTGGGCTCTGGAGAAGGGCTCCTGGGCCTCGGCCCTGGGCCCAACGGCCACAGCCACCTGTTGAAG ACTCCGCTGGGTGGCCAGAAACGCAGCTTTGCCCACCTGCTGCCCTCGCCCGAGCCCAGTCCAGAAGGCAGCTACGTTGGCCAGCACTCCCAGGGCCTCGGCGGCCACTACGCAGACTCCTACCTGAAACGCAAGAGGATTTTCTAA
- the ZGLP1 gene encoding GATA-type zinc finger protein 1 encodes MEARPVPDFSKLQELLAPPCLDPKASRAPPLQQAPRTPGCPRPNGRSFWPARQDSVTALRFLQETAEGLVQRPAQDTETLGACRELKASESLGPSPLAKDAENMLTPISQQCCSSRPPEAPPAPSALPQRRPRKQSKPHRGAERVDPRFEGVTLKFQIKPDSSLQILASYSLTCTSRSQGPSTGPAGGPEANSGGGGEALGESRRLDSYKYLWGGGNFPSSLSFFPSFTPTPGFLLCLALPSVSLPGFPSALDLVIPRAGPEPAGALVETPTTCPTCTGFLSPGSWPLPLTLTSAPSGPRCCASCRTQRTPLWRDAEDGTPLCNACGIRYKKYGTRCSSCWLVPRKSVQPKKLCGRCGVSLGPHQGPAQEGDPRWKTQASGSRAPVSGGHCAPSWPLVQSGLAEPLLRKCPQQ; translated from the exons ATGGAGGCCCGGCCTGTCCCAGACTTCTCCAAGCTCCAGGAGCTGCTGGCGCCGCCGTGTCTGGACCCTAAGGCGTCCCGGGCGCCCCCTCTTCAGCAGGCACCAAGGACCCCAGGATGCCCCAGACCCAATGGCAG GTCCTTCTGGCCCGCACGCCAGGACTCGGTCACTGCCCTGCGTTTTCTCCAAGAAACAGCAGAGGGGCTGGTCCAGCGCCCTGCCCAGGACACCGAAACCCTGGGGGCCTGCCGGGAGCTGAAGGCCTCGGAGTCTCTGGGACCTTCGCCTCTGGCAAAGGATGCCGAGAACATGCTGACCCCAATCAGCCAGCAATGCTGCAGCTCGAGGCCCCCGgaggctcccccagccccctcagcCCTACCCCAGAGGAGGCCCCGGAAGCAGTCAAAGCCCCACCGGGGTGCTGAGAGAGTGGATCCCCGGTTTGAGGGGGTGACCCTGAAGTTTCAAATAAAGCCGGATTCCAGCCTACAGATCCTAGCCAGCTACAG CCTGACCTGCACTAGCCGCTCCCAGGGTCCCTCCACAGGCCCTGCGGGGGGCCCTGAGGCCAACTCAGGAGGCGGCGGCGAGGCCCTGGGTGAGTCCCGGAGACTTGAcagctataaatatttgtggggGGGAGGCAATTTCCCATCGTCTCTGTCTTTCTTCCCGTCCT tcacccccacccccggtttcctcctctgtttaGCTTTGCcatctgtctcccttcctggCTTTCCCTCTGCCTTAGATCTGGTAATACCCAGGGCTGGCCCGGAGCCGGCTGGGGCCCTCGTCGAGACTCCAACAACATGCCCCACCTGCACGGGCTTCCTGAGCCCAGGCTCTTGGCCTCTGCCCCTTACCCTGACCTCTGCCCCTTCAGGCCCCCGCTGCTGTGCTTCCTGTAGGACCCAGAGGACCCCACTCTGGAGAGATGCTGAAGACGGGACCCCTCTCTGCAATGCGTGCGGTATCAG gtacaAAAAATATGGCACCCGCTGCTCCAGCTGCTGGCTGGTGCCCAGGAAGAGCGTCCAGCCCAAGAAGTTATGTGGCAGATGTGGGGTGTCCCTGGGCCCCCACCAAGGCCCGGCTCAGGAAGG GGATCCCAGGTGGAAGACCCAGGCCTCCGGCTCCAGAGCCCCTGTCTCAGGGGGCCACTGTGCCCCATCTTGGCCCCTGGTCCAATCCGGCTTGGCTGAGCCTCTCCTCAGAAAATGTCCTCAGCAGTGA